One window of Halichondria panicea chromosome 7, odHalPani1.1, whole genome shotgun sequence genomic DNA carries:
- the LOC135339183 gene encoding uncharacterized protein LOC135339183 yields MKFLHDQEPMLTTSLVKCLRVVADTCHASVLETAFPGQQLDIALLWHCLVDHHANKDKIPLDTDWVSLEAVGLSLGVVSKEFLSKTVNSSSPISWNWPKLSALALLTHSLSTNSYFS; encoded by the exons ATGAAGTTCCTGCATGATCAGGAG CCCATGTTGACTACCTCCCTGGTCAAGTGTTTGAGGGTGGTGGCTGACACCTGTCACGCATCAGTGCTAGAGACGGCGTTCCCAGGGCAACAGCTGGATATCGCCCTACTCTGGCATTGTCTCGTAGATCACCATGCCAACAAAGACAAGATTCCTCTCGACAC TGATTGGGTGAGTCTGGAGGCTGTCGGGCTCTCACTGGGTGTGGTTTCGAAAGAATTCCTCTCTAAAACAGTCAACTCCTCTTCACCAATCTCCTGGAACTGGCCAAAGCTCTCTGCACTAGCCCTGCTAACACACTCGCTTTCTACCAACTCGTATTTCTCCTGA